A portion of the Hoylesella buccalis ATCC 35310 genome contains these proteins:
- a CDS encoding DNA cytosine methyltransferase: protein MEVNITKYKAIDFFCGGGGMTCGLRQAGINVIAGVDFDKDAKETYEYNNPGAVFIQSDIKALHCNYFEINFNLQKK from the coding sequence ATGGAAGTAAATATTACAAAATATAAGGCAATTGATTTCTTTTGTGGCGGAGGCGGTATGACATGCGGACTTCGCCAAGCTGGTATAAATGTTATAGCTGGAGTTGATTTCGATAAGGATGCAAAAGAGACTTACGAGTATAATAATCCAGGTGCAGTCTTTATCCAATCAGATATTAAAGCGTTGCACTGTAATTATTTTGAAATAAACTTCAATTTACAAAAAAAATGA
- a CDS encoding DNA cytosine methyltransferase, which produces MRSDKNKSIQSKDLLIDFARFVDYYKPGYILVENVPGIITHRDSILPDFLGKLKEIGYGKIVYRVVNMSNYGIPQSRKRFSLIATRLKNTDIHLPAPEKESKLLRDAIGPQNGFPKIKAGHRDLSDFNHTAAGLSEKGLRRMAKTRHNGGDRLGWANDSELQLKCFIGKDSSFKDTYGRMSWDKPAPTITTKFFSISNGRFGHPDEDRAVSLRDGATLQSFPKTYVFKTNGIAATAKLIGNAVPPEYARRLGEVIIKNSI; this is translated from the coding sequence ATACGTTCCGATAAAAACAAATCAATTCAGTCAAAGGACTTATTAATTGATTTTGCCCGCTTCGTTGATTATTATAAGCCTGGATATATTTTAGTAGAGAATGTACCTGGAATTATAACTCATAGAGATAGCATATTGCCAGATTTTCTTGGAAAGTTAAAAGAGATAGGATATGGCAAAATCGTATATCGAGTTGTAAATATGAGCAATTACGGCATACCGCAAAGTAGAAAACGTTTTTCATTAATAGCCACTCGATTAAAAAATACAGATATTCATTTGCCCGCTCCCGAAAAAGAAAGCAAATTACTTCGTGACGCCATTGGACCGCAAAACGGATTCCCAAAGATTAAAGCAGGTCATAGAGATTTGAGTGATTTTAATCACACAGCAGCAGGATTGAGTGAAAAAGGATTGCGTCGTATGGCAAAAACGCGACATAACGGAGGTGACAGATTGGGCTGGGCAAATGATTCGGAATTACAACTCAAATGTTTTATAGGGAAAGATTCCTCTTTTAAAGATACATACGGGCGAATGAGTTGGGATAAACCTGCTCCAACGATTACCACTAAGTTTTTCAGCATTTCGAACGGACGTTTCGGACACCCCGATGAAGATAGGGCTGTTTCTCTGCGTGATGGAGCAACTTTACAAAGCTTTCCAAAAACTTACGTTTTCAAAACTAATGGCATTGCTGCAACCGCTAAACTCATTGGTAACGCCGTGCCTCCAGAATATGCCAGAAGGTTAGGTGAAGTAATAATTAAAAATTCTATTTAA
- a CDS encoding ATP-binding protein yields MKHHFSVTPRIIAHFGEDLIKNESIAILELVKNSYDACATECKVEFYSENKVLKKITISDNGCGMNADIIKNVWLVVGTDYKKSTKKNECGRYPLGEKGIGRLGVHKLGREIRVFSKTTHENEVELYIDWSKFTNVPLRWANRSLN; encoded by the coding sequence ATGAAACATCATTTTTCCGTTACACCGAGAATCATTGCACATTTCGGAGAAGACTTGATTAAAAATGAAAGTATTGCCATTCTTGAATTGGTGAAAAATTCGTATGATGCTTGTGCAACAGAATGTAAGGTAGAGTTTTATTCTGAAAATAAAGTACTTAAAAAGATAACTATTTCGGATAACGGATGCGGTATGAATGCCGATATAATAAAAAACGTTTGGCTTGTTGTTGGAACCGATTACAAAAAATCCACTAAAAAGAATGAATGTGGGCGATATCCGTTGGGAGAGAAGGGAATCGGGAGACTCGGCGTTCATAAATTAGGACGAGAAATCAGAGTCTTTTCAAAAACGACTCATGAAAATGAAGTTGAATTGTATATTGATTGGTCTAAATTCACTAATGTCCCGTTAAGGTGGGCTAATCGCTCTTTGAATTAA
- a CDS encoding IS4 family transposase, which yields MFQDKYVFAQLTAFLNRTQFNNYVRKYDGNRYVKHFTCWNQLLAMMFGQLSNRESLRDLIVAFEAHRAKQYHLGLGRKPIAKTTFASANQNRDYRIFEDFAFYMMEQARKKRVTDVFKLKGNVYAFDSTTIPLCLSVFWWAKFRKKKGGIKAHVLYDLESQVPAFFHISTASIYDSNSMKEIPYESGSYYVFDRGYNAFKELFKIHQHESFFVVRAKKNLQYKCCKWRRRLPKNILTDAVIEFIEYNSYRKYPEKLRLVKFYDEEQDREFAFLTNAFHLTAPEIANLYKNRWQIELFFKWLKQHLKIKKFWGTTENAVRIQISSAIIAYCLVAIVQHDFQLKRSTYEVLQILSISLMDKTPLVDLFERTDFNNVKELDCPLFPGLFD from the coding sequence ATGTTCCAAGACAAATACGTTTTTGCCCAGCTCACCGCTTTTTTGAACAGAACTCAGTTTAACAACTATGTTCGCAAGTATGATGGAAACCGCTATGTGAAGCATTTCACTTGTTGGAATCAGTTGCTTGCTATGATGTTTGGTCAACTGAGTAATCGAGAGAGTTTGCGAGATTTGATAGTTGCTTTTGAAGCACATAGAGCAAAGCAATACCATCTTGGATTAGGGCGTAAGCCTATTGCGAAAACGACATTTGCTTCAGCCAATCAGAATCGTGACTACCGTATCTTTGAAGACTTTGCTTTCTATATGATGGAGCAAGCCAGAAAGAAACGGGTAACGGATGTCTTCAAGTTGAAAGGCAATGTGTATGCCTTCGACTCAACGACAATTCCTTTGTGTTTGTCAGTCTTCTGGTGGGCAAAGTTCCGTAAGAAGAAGGGAGGGATAAAAGCACATGTGTTATATGACCTCGAATCTCAGGTTCCTGCTTTCTTCCATATCTCTACAGCATCCATTTACGACTCAAATTCCATGAAGGAAATTCCTTATGAATCAGGTTCTTACTATGTATTCGACCGTGGATATAATGCATTCAAGGAACTTTTCAAAATACATCAGCATGAATCGTTCTTTGTTGTGCGAGCCAAGAAGAATCTGCAATACAAATGCTGTAAATGGAGACGCAGGTTGCCAAAGAATATATTGACAGATGCTGTAATTGAATTCATTGAATACAATTCATACCGAAAGTATCCAGAGAAACTCAGACTCGTCAAATTCTATGATGAAGAACAAGACAGGGAGTTTGCTTTCCTAACCAATGCCTTTCATCTTACAGCACCTGAAATCGCCAATCTTTACAAGAATAGATGGCAGATAGAGCTGTTCTTCAAATGGCTAAAGCAGCACCTCAAGATCAAGAAGTTTTGGGGTACTACAGAGAATGCTGTGAGAATCCAAATTTCATCGGCAATCATAGCCTATTGCCTTGTTGCTATCGTACAACATGATTTTCAACTTAAGCGATCGACTTATGAGGTTCTTCAGATTCTAAGTATTTCGCTTATGGATAAGACACCACTCGTAGATCTCTTCGAAAGGACTGATTTCAATAATGTCAAAGAACTCGATTGTCCCCTCTTTCCGGGGTTATTTGATTAA
- a CDS encoding IS4 family transposase gives MNVGNTVLSQLMSLIPDYELRKCVDKYRGDFHARRFTCRDQFLVMSYAQFTSSASLRSIEAQLTAFNSKLYHAGLKIMPKSTLADMNEKKNWRIYQDYAMILVDRAKTLYKDNYYRLNIDNMVYAFDSSTINLCLQLCPWAKFHHDKGAFKMHTLVDVKNSIPNFVLLTPGNVHDSQAMDMLPIETGAYYLMDKGYVDFDRLFRIFQQQHAYFVTRAKDNMKYNVFETRVVDRQTGVISDETISLTGLFTAKKYPDVLRLVTYEDYAQNVVYRFLTNDFILPAITIAELYRERWTIETFFKWIKQHLHIKSFYGTTQNAVFTQIWIAICDYLLLIIALKMYHIKQNLYIYSNVIGQVLFERTPLNELFDKTIINQNAENERQLSLW, from the coding sequence ATGAATGTCGGAAACACTGTACTCTCGCAACTGATGTCTCTCATCCCTGATTACGAGCTCAGGAAATGTGTTGACAAATATCGAGGGGATTTTCATGCAAGACGTTTCACTTGCCGTGATCAGTTTCTTGTCATGAGTTATGCTCAATTTACTAGCAGTGCAAGTCTTCGAAGTATAGAAGCTCAACTTACCGCATTCAACTCCAAATTGTACCATGCGGGGTTGAAAATCATGCCAAAATCTACTCTTGCTGATATGAACGAAAAGAAAAACTGGCGTATTTATCAAGACTATGCAATGATACTTGTCGATAGAGCTAAGACCCTTTATAAGGATAATTATTACCGTCTGAACATCGACAACATGGTCTATGCTTTTGACAGTAGTACCATTAATCTTTGTCTGCAGCTTTGTCCTTGGGCAAAATTCCATCATGATAAAGGGGCGTTCAAAATGCATACCTTGGTTGATGTTAAGAACAGTATACCTAACTTTGTTCTCCTTACTCCCGGCAATGTACATGATAGCCAAGCTATGGATATGCTGCCAATCGAAACAGGCGCCTATTACCTTATGGATAAAGGATATGTCGATTTTGATCGGCTGTTCCGAATCTTTCAACAACAACATGCATACTTTGTTACCCGAGCTAAGGATAATATGAAGTACAATGTTTTCGAGACAAGAGTGGTTGATAGGCAGACTGGTGTCATCTCTGATGAAACTATCAGTCTCACTGGTCTCTTTACTGCCAAGAAATATCCAGACGTATTGCGATTGGTTACATATGAAGACTATGCTCAGAACGTTGTGTATCGATTTTTGACTAATGACTTCATCCTTCCAGCGATTACCATTGCAGAACTCTACCGAGAGCGTTGGACTATTGAGACGTTCTTCAAATGGATTAAGCAGCACTTGCATATCAAGTCGTTCTATGGAACAACCCAGAATGCAGTCTTTACGCAAATATGGATAGCTATCTGCGATTATCTGCTTCTTATTATTGCTTTGAAGATGTATCATATTAAGCAAAATCTTTACATATACTCTAACGTCATCGGACAAGTTCTCTTTGAGAGGACTCCGTTGAATGAACTATTTGATAAAACAATTATTAATCAAAATGCGGAAAATGAACGCCAGCTTTCGCTTTGGTAA
- a CDS encoding SusC/RagA family TonB-linked outer membrane protein: protein MLASASDLNLPGVMMQQQAVRGIVTDAHGEPIVGATIVVVGKTTGAITDTNGRFTLSVDAGTQLKISYVGYKTVTLRAKDNMQVALEEDAGQLSEVVVVGYGTQKKANLTGAVSTVDLSKTMAGRPQQDVTKALQGAVPGLTITSSNGSINGQASMRIRGVGTLSNKAVSNPLIVVDGVPMDDISFLNTQDIESISVLKDAASTSIYGTRAAFGVILIQTKGAHPSERTTVTYNNNFSWDQATYLPDYPDVPTQLKMALEGKANAGQYEVELFGMYFDKLLPYAEKWKAQNGGKIGYGEMRKYVSDDNVGDYAMVGATPYYYADWDIKKIFFNNAAPSQSHILSVQGSSGKTNYYLSFGYDEKQGLMKIHPDKLNKYNASANITSNVTDWLQIGARINFTRKMYKRPDTWSSTYQYLWRWGSFFIPSGTIDGLDQRVIAMQKQASDRRTTVDLTRLNTFAKANLTKELTLNADFTYMIQNMNSGSEDFSVYGINWGGVKPGYIVNPSQTTVWRDNSKSNTWTLNAYMDYDKSWGDHHFKAMAGVNAEKTDYIYLYGKRSGLFDEQMPELNLASQEGQDISWEHSARASAGYFGRLNYDYKGIYLLELNGRYDGSSRFPHDDHWAFFPSASAGYRFSEEAYFEPLKKVVSNGKLRASFGEIGNEAIGNYMFEELINQTGSRYAYWVENNAANANKLTMYNMPNLVANSLTWERIRTIDLGLDLGFFNNELMMGFDWFQRENRDMLAPSQVLPDVLGAAAPYQNAGTLRTRGWEFNINWNHTFGEVNVYANFNLSDSKTTVQEWRNDAKLLNTNYSGKVYGDIWGFETDRYFEESDFTGRNADGTWNYAQGIASQKGLEKGSFHYGPGDVKFKDLDGSGVIDGGKGTAGDHGDLKVIGNFLPRYEYSFHLGGNWKGFDLDLFFQGVGKRDAWTISSLNFPLMRSADLASYAHQDSYNRVLYSDDWKTIKGYEINQGNRYPRLFPGNDGGGTVSGISNGSNNYYPQSRYLTDMSYLRLKNITLGYTLPTALTQKAYIQRARIYFSGNNLFLLHKGHDLPVDPEVNTGDGESYGGWGRTAPITRTFSFGVQVTL from the coding sequence ATGTTGGCATCAGCAAGTGATTTGAACTTGCCTGGTGTGATGATGCAACAGCAAGCCGTTCGTGGTATTGTAACCGATGCCCATGGCGAGCCGATTGTAGGTGCCACGATTGTTGTGGTTGGTAAAACCACAGGTGCCATTACAGACACAAACGGTCGTTTTACACTTTCTGTAGATGCTGGTACTCAACTTAAAATTTCTTACGTTGGGTACAAAACGGTAACGCTTCGCGCAAAAGACAACATGCAGGTAGCGCTTGAGGAAGATGCCGGACAGCTTTCAGAAGTAGTTGTTGTGGGTTATGGTACACAGAAGAAAGCCAACCTGACAGGTGCAGTCTCGACGGTTGACTTGAGTAAAACCATGGCAGGCCGTCCTCAACAAGACGTAACGAAAGCCCTGCAAGGTGCAGTGCCAGGACTAACCATTACCTCATCGAATGGTAGTATTAACGGGCAAGCATCTATGCGTATTAGAGGTGTAGGTACCTTGAGTAACAAGGCAGTGAGCAATCCGCTGATTGTCGTAGATGGCGTGCCTATGGATGACATCTCATTCCTGAACACACAGGACATTGAGAGCATCTCAGTGCTGAAAGATGCCGCATCCACTTCTATCTACGGAACACGAGCTGCTTTCGGTGTTATCCTGATTCAAACCAAGGGAGCACACCCTTCAGAACGTACAACTGTTACCTATAACAACAACTTCTCTTGGGATCAAGCAACCTATTTGCCAGACTATCCCGATGTGCCGACGCAACTTAAAATGGCTTTGGAAGGCAAGGCGAATGCAGGTCAGTACGAGGTAGAATTGTTTGGTATGTACTTCGATAAACTTCTTCCTTACGCTGAAAAGTGGAAAGCACAGAATGGTGGCAAGATTGGTTATGGCGAGATGAGAAAATATGTCAGTGACGATAATGTGGGTGATTATGCCATGGTAGGTGCCACACCTTATTATTATGCAGACTGGGATATCAAGAAAATATTTTTTAACAATGCTGCACCTTCACAGAGTCATATACTCTCAGTACAAGGCTCGTCTGGTAAAACCAATTATTACTTGTCATTTGGCTATGATGAAAAACAGGGGTTGATGAAAATACATCCTGACAAGTTGAATAAATACAACGCATCGGCTAATATTACGAGTAATGTCACTGATTGGTTACAGATAGGTGCACGCATCAATTTCACGCGCAAGATGTACAAACGTCCTGACACCTGGTCAAGTACCTATCAATATTTGTGGCGTTGGGGATCATTCTTTATCCCTTCAGGAACAATAGATGGATTGGATCAGCGTGTGATCGCCATGCAGAAGCAGGCATCTGATCGTCGTACAACGGTTGACTTAACCCGCTTGAATACTTTTGCAAAAGCCAATTTAACCAAAGAGTTGACCCTGAATGCTGATTTCACCTATATGATACAGAACATGAATAGTGGCTCTGAAGACTTCTCGGTATACGGCATTAACTGGGGTGGAGTGAAGCCAGGATATATTGTAAACCCAAGTCAAACTACCGTTTGGCGTGACAATTCAAAGAGCAATACTTGGACCCTCAATGCTTATATGGACTATGATAAGAGTTGGGGAGACCATCACTTCAAAGCGATGGCTGGTGTGAATGCTGAGAAGACTGACTATATTTACCTGTATGGAAAGCGTAGTGGCTTGTTCGATGAGCAAATGCCTGAATTGAATTTGGCTTCACAAGAAGGACAAGATATTAGTTGGGAGCACTCAGCAAGGGCTTCTGCAGGTTATTTTGGACGATTGAACTACGATTACAAGGGCATCTATCTCTTAGAACTGAATGGTCGTTATGACGGTTCTTCACGCTTCCCTCACGATGATCATTGGGCATTCTTCCCATCAGCTTCGGCTGGTTATCGCTTCTCCGAAGAGGCTTATTTTGAGCCTTTGAAGAAGGTAGTGAGCAACGGTAAGTTGCGCGCATCGTTTGGTGAAATTGGTAATGAGGCCATTGGTAATTACATGTTTGAAGAACTTATCAATCAAACGGGTTCACGTTATGCGTATTGGGTAGAGAACAACGCTGCCAATGCTAATAAGCTGACCATGTATAATATGCCAAACTTAGTTGCTAATTCCTTGACATGGGAGCGCATTCGCACTATTGACTTAGGTTTGGATTTAGGCTTCTTCAATAACGAATTGATGATGGGCTTTGACTGGTTCCAACGTGAAAACCGAGACATGTTAGCCCCATCGCAAGTCTTACCTGACGTATTAGGCGCCGCTGCACCTTATCAAAATGCAGGAACGCTGCGCACACGTGGCTGGGAATTTAATATCAACTGGAATCACACCTTCGGAGAGGTGAATGTATATGCTAACTTTAACTTGAGTGATTCTAAGACTACGGTACAAGAGTGGCGCAATGATGCGAAGCTGTTGAATACCAATTACTCGGGTAAGGTTTATGGTGATATTTGGGGATTCGAGACTGATAGATATTTTGAAGAATCAGATTTCACGGGACGCAATGCCGATGGTACATGGAATTATGCACAAGGCATCGCTTCACAAAAAGGTTTGGAGAAGGGCTCTTTCCATTATGGACCTGGTGATGTTAAGTTTAAAGACTTAGATGGCAGCGGCGTTATCGATGGTGGTAAAGGCACTGCCGGTGATCATGGCGACCTGAAAGTGATAGGAAACTTCTTGCCTCGTTACGAATATAGCTTCCATTTAGGTGGTAATTGGAAGGGATTCGACTTGGATTTGTTCTTCCAAGGTGTTGGCAAGCGTGATGCTTGGACTATCTCATCGCTTAACTTCCCGTTGATGCGTAGTGCAGACTTGGCATCTTATGCACATCAGGATAGTTATAACAGGGTGCTTTATTCGGATGATTGGAAAACGATAAAGGGCTATGAGATAAATCAAGGTAATCGATACCCGCGTTTGTTCCCAGGAAATGATGGAGGCGGTACGGTATCAGGTATTAGCAACGGATCGAATAACTATTATCCACAGTCACGCTATCTGACGGATATGTCGTATCTACGATTGAAGAATATCACGCTTGGTTATACACTTCCTACAGCCCTGACACAGAAGGCTTATATCCAAAGAGCACGTATTTACTTCAGTGGTAATAACTTATTCTTGTTACACAAAGGACACGATTTACCTGTAGACCCAGAAGTGAACACGGGTGATGGTGAGAGTTACGGTGGCTGGGGACGTACAGCACCCATCACGCGTACATTCTCTTTTGGTGTTCAAGTAACCTTATAG
- a CDS encoding RagB/SusD family nutrient uptake outer membrane protein gives MKKSIILGIGLIVAMSSCNDFLDISPYDTFTNTPTYWSNSSNLDNQCNHFLNNYVGYGNAGGGGWFYFKTLSDDQVSYHDNLWSYTNVVSSSGNWSSPLTEIRRANYIIQGLKSSTLSETVKASYEGIARLNRAWQYYQFVREYGDVPWVGHVVSTDDNDVLYGPRVDRDIVMDSVLNDLNFAAKYIQGSNKQRFTADMALAMKADVTLFEGTYCKYRTAKENAGKGPDVARAQKYLNECVSACEALMKKRYKLNDSYQGIYNSIDLSNNPEIIFYKPYSQNVLMHSTVDYTLNTSGTHGMTKDAFDAYLFLDGKPKATTALDNTDAVQADANGVFNINSLLAVRDKRLAVTIDTVLVFKGKPYSRAGSNEFTSTTGYGVAKYDNPKEMTTTDRNNIGKQYTDCPIYWLSVIYLNYAEAKAELGNLTQADLDKSVNLLQKRAGLPNMTTTPEADPANNMNVSNLLWEIRRVRRCELMFDNWYRYWDLIRWHQLDLLDSQKHPNIYLGANLKYLKNPEVDVNADGYMIGSNTLKQIRTFDKKHYFYPVPTGQITLNKELKQNPGW, from the coding sequence ATGAAAAAGAGCATTATTTTAGGTATTGGTTTGATAGTGGCGATGTCGAGTTGTAATGACTTCTTGGACATCAGTCCGTACGACACCTTTACCAATACCCCAACATATTGGAGTAATTCCAGCAACTTAGACAACCAGTGTAACCACTTCCTGAATAACTATGTAGGTTATGGCAACGCTGGCGGTGGTGGATGGTTCTATTTTAAGACCTTGAGTGATGACCAAGTAAGTTATCACGATAACTTGTGGTCTTACACCAACGTGGTTTCTTCTTCAGGTAACTGGTCAAGTCCATTAACAGAAATACGACGCGCCAACTATATCATCCAGGGTTTGAAATCCTCTACGTTGTCCGAAACTGTGAAGGCAAGTTATGAAGGCATCGCCCGCTTGAATCGTGCCTGGCAGTATTATCAGTTCGTAAGAGAATATGGAGATGTGCCATGGGTAGGTCATGTGGTGTCAACTGACGATAATGACGTGTTGTATGGTCCGAGAGTAGATCGCGATATTGTCATGGATAGCGTATTAAACGATTTGAATTTTGCAGCCAAGTACATACAGGGAAGCAACAAACAGCGCTTTACGGCCGATATGGCATTGGCAATGAAAGCGGATGTTACTTTGTTTGAAGGAACCTATTGTAAATATCGTACTGCTAAAGAAAATGCTGGCAAAGGTCCGGATGTGGCACGCGCCCAGAAGTATTTGAATGAGTGTGTATCGGCTTGTGAGGCATTGATGAAGAAGAGATACAAGCTCAATGATTCCTATCAGGGTATCTATAATTCGATAGATTTGAGTAATAATCCTGAAATTATCTTCTACAAGCCTTATTCTCAGAACGTTTTAATGCACTCAACAGTCGATTATACTTTGAATACCAGTGGTACACATGGCATGACGAAGGATGCCTTTGATGCTTATTTATTCTTGGATGGAAAGCCAAAGGCAACAACGGCATTGGATAATACCGATGCAGTACAGGCAGATGCGAATGGTGTATTTAACATCAATTCTTTGCTCGCCGTACGCGATAAGCGTTTAGCTGTAACTATAGATACGGTTTTGGTGTTTAAGGGAAAGCCTTATTCGCGTGCTGGTTCGAATGAATTTACTTCGACAACAGGGTATGGTGTAGCCAAATATGATAACCCTAAGGAAATGACTACCACTGACCGAAACAACATTGGTAAGCAATATACCGATTGTCCTATCTACTGGTTGTCAGTGATTTACTTGAATTATGCGGAAGCAAAAGCTGAGTTAGGCAATCTAACCCAAGCAGATTTGGATAAGAGTGTGAACCTTTTACAGAAGCGTGCAGGCTTGCCAAATATGACAACAACGCCAGAGGCTGACCCCGCTAACAACATGAATGTTAGCAACTTGTTGTGGGAAATCCGACGAGTACGCCGTTGCGAGTTGATGTTTGACAACTGGTATCGCTATTGGGACTTGATACGTTGGCATCAACTTGATTTGTTAGATTCACAAAAGCATCCCAATATCTATCTTGGCGCTAACTTAAAGTATTTGAAGAATCCTGAAGTTGATGTAAATGCCGATGGATATATGATTGGTTCGAATACTTTGAAGCAGATTCGTACCTTTGACAAAAAGCATTATTTCTATCCTGTTCCGACAGGACAGATAACACTGAATAAGGAATTGAAACAGAATCCAGGTTGGTAA